CTAACGCCTTAAGAATTAAAAAGTTGTGCGTCAAAATGGACCCCGTGCGGCCGGATTGGAATGCCTCTATGGGGTATGCTGGCGGTGGCGCACTGATAGCATTTGCTCATGGCATTCCGAATAACGCTCCACGCTTATTATACAAGCGAGGAAAGCCCTCGAAGGGCTGGATACCACTATTCCCTCAGCGAATTACCTCTGAAACACGCGAGCAATGGGATGATGATGACAGTAACGTTGACGCGATCAGGTTGCAGCTGGAAAACATGCGGCAACTACGGCTTTCTGCTGGCGACTGGCTGACGACTGCGAGTCCAGAAGCACGGGTTATATTTACGGTCATGGCGGCGCTGAGCACCCCACCTCGGAATGATGAGCATTTGTCGCGAAAGACGGGGTTAGCCATTGCCGAGGTTCAAAGTGCCATAAGTTCGGCATTGGCAAATGGATGGATTGATGGCGCCAGACATTTGACAGATACGGGCTATGGCGAGCTAAATCGAGCCAGGCAGAGTTCTACAACGAAACAAATCTCTTTCCTTGTCCAAGAACATCTGTACCATCCAAGGTCGTTGAGGGCGCCGATTGGAACGTCTAGTTGATGCTGGCCTACGTGTCAGCACCGATGGGGGAGTTTAGGCAAACCCATCTGCGGAGCGCAGATTCTGCGTCTCTAAGATTTAGCGTCCGCTTTGAAGCTAAGGCCTGTCGCGCAGTAATCCGCCCAAGAGGGCGGCCACGGCGAGGTCTGGTTTTCCTGCGCGACATGTCTCACCTCTGGGTGTCGAAGTAGATGTCTAGGTGGCGCTCTCAACTTTATAAGTCGGAAGGTCTGAAAAAGGGCATTGATCCGTCAATTTTAGACAACGCTATTGTCACTGCGGAAATTACGCTTGGTTCAAATCCGAACCTTCCACCGATACTGACGCTTCGACATTTAGCCCATTTAACTGGAATCGATTACGGTTTTCTTAGGCACGTAATTTCTCGGGCAAATGAGAACCCATATCGGGTGTTCCGCATAGGTAAGCGGCCAGCCTACAATGGCGAATTAAGGTTCAGAACAATCGCCATTCCTGATCCTCGGTTGATGGTGGTTCAACGATGGATCAACAGGCAAATTTTACAGCAGTTGACAGTGCATGATGCGAGTGTCGCCTATTCGTCCGGGGACAGGTTAGTGGACGCCGCCAAAATACATTGCGGTTGCAACTGGCTAATTAAACTGGATGTGCGCAATTTTTTTGAATCGATAAATGAAATCGCCGTTTACAATGTCTTTCTTCAGGCGGGGTATCAGCCGCTAATCTCGTTCGAGTTGACACGGCTTTGTACAAGGTTGGGCGGCGTTTCGCCGTTAAGATCTACAAAGCGTTGGACGCGCAACTTGGACGCGCCGGCTATAATTACCTCGTACATCAATGGTCGCATGGGACACTTGCCTCAAGGCGCCCCAACGAGTCCTATGCTAGCAAATCTGGCCGTGAAAAAGTTTGATCGAGTTGTTACGGCCATCGCCAAACGTATCGGCGTCACTTACACCCGATACGCTGATGACCTAACTTTTTCCACTAAGGACCGGGCATTCACTGGTACACAAAGCCGAAAGCTTATTGGCGAAGTTTATGCGGCTTTAGGAGCTTTTGGATTGTCGCCGAACATCACAAAAGCACAGGTTTCTCCACCAGGAGGTCGCAAAGTTGTGCTTGGCCTAATTGTCAGCGGCGATACGCCCAAATTAAAACGTGATTTCAAAAGCAATATGCGCCGACACCTACATTATCTAAGCGACCCACTTTACGGCCCTGCAAGTCATGCACGCGAGCGTGAATTCACATCCATCGTAGGCATGAGAAACCATATCCAAGGGCTCATTACGTTTGCCAATCAAATTGAGCCTGACTACGGCGCCGCCTGCCAATTGGCATTCGATAAGGTGATCTGGCCCTTTTAGGCAGGCTAACCCTACACTGTCCTTTCGTGACGACATCACTGTTGATTACAGTGCAGATTGAGCGGTAGGTTGGCCGCTCTTCCCTCAGCTTTGAGTTGGGATAACCTTCACGGTGCACCTCTGAGCCTGACCGGTCTTTGTTGCAGCCTGCCGGCATCGGGCCAAAACTTCGGCATTGTCCGTACCTAGTTGCACATTAAACGTAATTGCTTTCCAACTGTTCGGATCGGTGGCGCGCATTATAGCGGCACCGGCATCCCAGCGAGATTTGCCCATTATGGCGGCCGCGACATGGCTGTCAGCGTCGAATGGCAAAAGTCGGGGTAGGAACAGCAATAGCAGTGCTCCGACGACCATTCCGGCGCCACCGGCGATCGCCACATACCGTCGGTAAATGTGCCGGTCGTTGATATTCCTCGTAATGCGTTCGAGCGAGGCCGCCGCATAGTCGAAACGCTGTGCCTTCTGGTCGAACGCCTGGGCCGATGTTTTCACAAGCTCGGTGCCTGCGCGCTCGAAGGCATTGATCCCCTGCTTCAAAGCTGGCGAGGCTTCCAGTGCCTCCAGCCGCTTGGCGACGACGACACCCAACTGCTTCAATTGCGCCAGGTCCGCCGCGAAGTCAGGCTTGGCCTGCAAAGCCTCGATCTGGTCGAACAAGGCCTCGACGCCTTTACGTATCGTCTTTAGCTCAGCCGTCGTCGCGGTGTTGCGCCTGTCAATGGACTTGCGCAGCGCCTCAAACGCCTTGGTTGCCTCGTCCGCTTCCTCTTCGCTACCTGTCGGTGCCCTATTGTCTGCCATGCTCCCCTCCTACAGTCCTAATCCCCGATCACGGTGGCGGTCTCGCTGGATCGATCGTTCCAGCTCACGACTGATGCTGTCCTGACCACCTGCCTTGCCCAGCCCCAGTTCCTGACGTCGATTGCGCAACAATGACTCCGCCTGAGGATCGCGGGCTATCTCTTTGGCGGCGTCACACATGGCCTTCTCCACGGGCGCGCGGGCCTCGTCATGCTGCCAGCCCTGCAAGCTCTGCTGGCGAGCACTTAGTGATTTCCACCGACCCACAAAGCGCTCGGCCCGCACGTGCGGGTCTGCGAGCGCCTGGCGCTCCTGCGACATGCCGGTGATCATGGTCTGCGTTCGCGCCTCGCCCGACAAATCCATCATGGCCTGCCGCATGGCCGGATTATGCCGCAGGGCCGACTCCATGGCCCCGGCCGCACCCGGCTGCGCCCGGTCAAGTGAACGCTGGGCTTCGTTCAGAGCCTGCTTCTGGCCTTCCAGGATCGGCAGGCCGTCCCGCTGCATTCTGGCGGCATCGCTATAGGCGCGGGCATATCGGTCCGTCGCCTTCTCCAACGGTGACGCGCCGTGTCTGCCGGGTCGATCGTCAATGGCATCCCTGCTGCGGTCGTTGTCACGCTCCGGCGCGTTCGCCTTCAGCTTCAGGCCCGCGAACATGCTGCGCTTCTTCGCCGGCTGGGCTGGCCCGTTTGATCTATCGCGGTCAGCGTCCCTGTCGCGCGCGTGCCCCGATGGCTGGCGCTCGACCGGATAGACAATATCGCTATCGATGCCGCGTCGCCGAGCAAAGGCCTCGGTGGCCCTGACCTGCTGACCGGTGTCACGACGGCGGCCGTCGCGATCTACATAGTCCAGAACCGTCTCCTTGGCGCCTGAGCGGCCTAGCCGGGACTTCAGAGCCTCCATGTCGGCGAACTGGTCCTCACCGGCGTAGAGCGTTGCCGCATCCTTATGCCGGGTCATGGCGACATAGGTCATGTGCCGGTCCATTGTCTCCGATGCCAGCACATAGGATCGGTCTACGGTTGCCCCTTGCGTCTTATGTATGGTGGTGGCGTAGCCGTGATCGAACGTCTTGTAGTCTGTAGCGTCTATTGCGACGGCCCGGTCACTGCCATCAAGGCGCGTTAGGAGGCGGCCGTGCCAAGCGTGCCGTTCTTCACATCCATGTCGCGATTGTTCTGTAGGAAGACGATGCGATCGCCGGCCGTAAACTGGCGCTCGCCGTTCTCAGTCGTGTAGGCAAGCTCATGGCCTTGCAAATAGCCCCTGCCCTTCAGTTCCTCGCGGATGCTTTCATTGAGGGCGTGAACATCAACGCGACGATGCGCCATGGCCGCTCTGGTGCCATCCGGCCGGGCTTCCACATCATCGACATAGTCACGCACCAACCCCGCGCGGGCTGCGTCCTGGTCGGCCTTCAGATGGACGTGGCCACGCTGCTCATAGGCCGACAGCCCCTCCTCCGTCCGCTCGGTGGCGAAGGCGCGTGAGGCCTCCTTCTGCCAGTCCTGGCGCTGGCGGCGTATATCCTCGACAGAGGCGTAACCAACCTCTTCGGCAATGGCCCTGAAGGGCGCCCCCGCGCCGATCGCCTGAAGCTGCTCATGGTCGCCAACCAGCACCAGCTTGGCGCCCGTGCGTTCGGCCTCCGAGACAAACCTGGCGAGCTGACGAGATCCCACCATGCCGGCCTCATCAATGACCATGACATCGCGCGGTCCGAGCTGGGCAGTGCCCATTTTCCATCGCATCTCCCATGACGCCAGGGTACGTCCTTCGATGCCGGCGCTCTCCTCCAGACCGGCGACGGCCTTGCCCGCCAGCGCCGCCCCGTGGACAGTGTACCCGCCTGCCTCCCAGGCGTCCTTGGCGGCTGCCAGCAGGGTGCTCTTGCCAGCGCCGGCAAAGCCTACAACGACGGACACTTGTGCGTCGCCGGTGATATGCCGGACGGCGTCACGTTGCTCGTCACTCATCCCAACACCTTGCAGCAGGCGCGCGCGCTGATCGGCGGCCAGGTCATCCGGCAAGCCGGCAGCGATGCCGCGCCGTATCGCCTCATCCTGGCCGTTAATGGCACGAGCGACATGGCTATCACGGACGCTGTGCTTTGAGCGTCCGGACATGGCCGACACATCCCGCGCCATGCCGGTTTCCAGTTCGACCATTTCCCGTGTCGAATAACGCACGCCGTCAGCCCCGTCAGCAATACGCACCAATTCGTCGGAAGCCATGACCTTCGAGTAAAGCGCCTGATACTCAGACGGATCGTCATTGATGTAGCGATGCAGGGTGCGAGCCACATCGCGCCGGTCGAACACGCTCTTTTCGCCGGTGATCAACGTCAGCACCTGGTCCGGGTTCTCGCGGATCAGCTCGGCATTGCGCGCCCTTGCCTCCTCGGCCAGCCGTTCGCGCTCGACTTCCTTGCCCTGCCGGTCCATCTGGGTGGCATGAACCCCGACGTGCTGGGTCGGTTCGATCTCCAGGCCCCGGTCCTGGTGCGAGCGGTGATCGATGCGAATGTCATGACCGGCGCGGGCCAAGTGAAGATTAGCCGTTTCTTCCCACTCGACACGCAAGGCCTTTAGCTGCTCGTCGGTCGTCGGCAGTTCGCGCGCCTTCAGCCATTTGTTTTCGCGTTCAAGGTCGGTCTTCTCGCCAAGCCCCTCCTCTGTCACCTGACGGGTGGTGAACAGGATGTGGGCATGATGATTACGGATATCCATATCCTGATCGGGTGTGTGCAAAGCGAAGTCCACCGCCACGCCATAACGATCGGAAAGAGATTGCGAGAACTCCCGCACCAGTTCCAGTCTCTGTTCCCCCGTCAGCTCATGCGGTAAGGCGACTTCGATTTCGCGGGCGACACGGGCATCCTTGCGTTTCTCGGCAAACTCAGCGGCATTCCACAGGGTCTCCCGATCGCGCGCCCATTCGGCGGTGCTGCCTTCCGGCAGGACGATCTCCGAATGCTCGATACCGCCCTTGCGGGTGTAGTCATGCGTCACGCCATCGCGCTCATTGGTCAGGCGGATACCGGAGCGATAGGCGGCCGCGCCCACGGCCGAGCGGCCCGATGCACGGGAGACGGTTTTCATGCTCAGATGATAAATCGCCATTGACCTATCCCTTCGCCGGCCCCTGCCGGCGCGCATCTGAGTTGCACAGCAACTCGTAAGTGCGCCCTTCAAAATCTCCGCTACGCTACGATTGCTCAGGTGTGCTGCACGTTTGTCAGGCACGAGATACACAACACATACGGTCTCAGAGTACCATAAAAGCACTTGCAATCAAGAGTTGAGTTTGGCAAAATAAAGCATCGTGGAGTTGTTACAGGGGTGGTACAATGGCGCGTAAATCCATCGAAGAACGGCTGGCCCAACTGGATGCTCAGCGCAAGACCTTGCAGGCCAGGCTGACCAAGGACGAGCGAGCCAGAGACACCCGCCGCAAGGTGCTGCTGGGTGCATTGGTTCTTCACCGCATTGAAGACGGCAACGCAGCCAGT
The window above is part of the Asticcacaulis sp. MM231 genome. Proteins encoded here:
- a CDS encoding reverse transcriptase family protein, whose product is MSRWRSQLYKSEGLKKGIDPSILDNAIVTAEITLGSNPNLPPILTLRHLAHLTGIDYGFLRHVISRANENPYRVFRIGKRPAYNGELRFRTIAIPDPRLMVVQRWINRQILQQLTVHDASVAYSSGDRLVDAAKIHCGCNWLIKLDVRNFFESINEIAVYNVFLQAGYQPLISFELTRLCTRLGGVSPLRSTKRWTRNLDAPAIITSYINGRMGHLPQGAPTSPMLANLAVKKFDRVVTAIAKRIGVTYTRYADDLTFSTKDRAFTGTQSRKLIGEVYAALGAFGLSPNITKAQVSPPGGRKVVLGLIVSGDTPKLKRDFKSNMRRHLHYLSDPLYGPASHAREREFTSIVGMRNHIQGLITFANQIEPDYGAACQLAFDKVIWPF
- a CDS encoding DUF6118 family protein: MADNRAPTGSEEEADEATKAFEALRKSIDRRNTATTAELKTIRKGVEALFDQIEALQAKPDFAADLAQLKQLGVVVAKRLEALEASPALKQGINAFERAGTELVKTSAQAFDQKAQRFDYAAASLERITRNINDRHIYRRYVAIAGGAGMVVGALLLLFLPRLLPFDADSHVAAAIMGKSRWDAGAAIMRATDPNSWKAITFNVQLGTDNAEVLARCRQAATKTGQAQRCTVKVIPTQS
- the traA gene encoding Ti-type conjugative transfer relaxase TraA, giving the protein MAIYHLSMKTVSRASGRSAVGAAAYRSGIRLTNERDGVTHDYTRKGGIEHSEIVLPEGSTAEWARDRETLWNAAEFAEKRKDARVAREIEVALPHELTGEQRLELVREFSQSLSDRYGVAVDFALHTPDQDMDIRNHHAHILFTTRQVTEEGLGEKTDLERENKWLKARELPTTDEQLKALRVEWEETANLHLARAGHDIRIDHRSHQDRGLEIEPTQHVGVHATQMDRQGKEVERERLAEEARARNAELIRENPDQVLTLITGEKSVFDRRDVARTLHRYINDDPSEYQALYSKVMASDELVRIADGADGVRYSTREMVELETGMARDVSAMSGRSKHSVRDSHVARAINGQDEAIRRGIAAGLPDDLAADQRARLLQGVGMSDEQRDAVRHITGDAQVSVVVGFAGAGKSTLLAAAKDAWEAGGYTVHGAALAGKAVAGLEESAGIEGRTLASWEMRWKMGTAQLGPRDVMVIDEAGMVGSRQLARFVSEAERTGAKLVLVGDHEQLQAIGAGAPFRAIAEEVGYASVEDIRRQRQDWQKEASRAFATERTEEGLSAYEQRGHVHLKADQDAARAGLVRDYVDDVEARPDGTRAAMAHRRVDVHALNESIREELKGRGYLQGHELAYTTENGERQFTAGDRIVFLQNNRDMDVKNGTLGTAAS
- a CDS encoding mobilization protein, which gives rise to MARKSIEERLAQLDAQRKTLQARLTKDERARDTRRKVLLGALVLHRIEDGNAASADYLRDFIKRELPGFLTRETDKALFDDLIGSEKPAK